One Amaranthus tricolor cultivar Red isolate AtriRed21 chromosome 1, ASM2621246v1, whole genome shotgun sequence DNA window includes the following coding sequences:
- the LOC130809308 gene encoding receptor-like protein EIX1: protein MSWELFCFPDWKLLHIGFTYNYILLNLKKGSSKIHSLHDRLIPLVSSKPLNTWVKSTIHAVRHASAGLNTSNQHNIARCIDKEREALLRFKQGILDRCGLLTSWGSQQGNRDCCNWPGVRCNNQTGHIIELDLHGNGFLNFNDYDCHLEGKLSDSLGELKHLKYLDLSSNNFLDQPIPAIIGSLSYLEHLNLSCAHFAGEIPKQLGNLSHLTFLDLSYNLHLYANSLQWLFHLTLLKDLDLSNTYLLETNDWFQAINSLPFLRTLHLDLCLLPSTIPTPFSFINSSSNLAIFSLANNFLNDSLIFEWSYSNCMLFTYLDLSYNQLKGRFSNAIGYKRSLTYLDLSHNTLDRFIPRTIRNLKSLSYLQLSDNSFSGPIPNEIGNLQSLIYLKLSNNLLSNSISDALHNLKSLAYLDLSHNSFSSSIPSFLGNMLSLTSLDISHNLLIGVIPVYLIIAL from the exons ATGTCGTGGGAGCTGTTTTGTTTTCCTGACTGGAAACTACTTCACATTGGCTTTACTTACAATTACATTCTGTTGAATCTGAAGAAAGGGAGTTCTAAAATTCATTCTCTTCATGACCGTTTAATACCATTAGTTAGTAGTAAACCGCTGAATACATGGGTAAAATCGACAATCCATGCAGTTAG GCATGCTAGTGCCGGATTAAACACAAGCAATCAACACAACATCGCAAGGTGTATCGACAAGGAAAGAGAAGCTCTGCTTAGGTTTAAACAAGGCATACTTGATCGATGTGGACTGCTAACTTCATGGGGAAGCCAACAAGGCAACCGAGACTGCTGCAATTGGCCTGGTGTGCGATGCAACAACCAGACTGGCCACATTATCGAGCTCGATCTCCATGGCAATGGTTTCTTAAATTTTAACGATTACGACTGTCATCTCGAAGGTAAGTTGAGTGATTCCCTTGGTGAGCTTAAGCATTTGAAGTACTTAGACCTCAGTTCTAATAACTTCCTTGACCAACCTATACCAGCTATCATTGGATCCCTCTCCTACTTAGAACACCTTAACCTATCTTGTGCCCATTTTGCTGGGGAAATACCCAAACAATTAGGGAACCTTTCCCATTTAACATTTCTTGATCTTAGTTATAATTTACACTTGTATGCCAATAGCTTGCAATGGCTTTTTCATCTAACTTTGCTCAAAGACCTTGATTTGAGTAATACCTACCTTTTAGAGACTAATGATTGGTTCCAAGCCATAAACAGCCTGCCTTTCTTAAGGACACTTCACTTGGATTTGTGTCTCCTTCCTTCTACAATTCCTACACCATTTTctttcattaattcttcatccaACCTTGCTATTTTCAGTCTTGCTAATAATTTCTTGAATGATTCTTTAATATTTGAATG GTCCTATTCCAATTGCATGCTCTTTACATATCTCGATCTTTCTTATAATCAACTGAAAGGTCGATTTTCCAATGCAATCGGATACAAGCGTTCCCTTACTTATCTCGATCTATCTCATAACACACTGGATAGATTCATTCCTCGTACAATACGAAACCTTAAGTCTCTTTCATACCTTCAGCTTTCTGACAATTCATTTTCAGGACCTATTCCTAATGAAATCGGGAATTTACAGTCTCTTATTTACCTGAAATTGTCCAACAACCTACTGTCAAATTCTATATCTGATGCGCTTCACAACCTTAAGTCTCTTGCGTATCTTGATCTTTCACACAATTCATTTTCGAGTAGTATTCCATCTTTTCTTGGGAACATGTTATCTCTCACATCTTTAGACATATCACATAACTTACTAATCGGAGTTATCCCTGTGTACCTAATAATTGCATTGTAA
- the LOC130809732 gene encoding uncharacterized protein LOC130809732 translates to MSRFTRRKLRSEIICEHKLNDGSEGTSARTRPVSYDEIMLKRKSKKELGGFGEEAHGAETTRHVEETTRYEVETTRHETNSTKHEIAVRNPDRVSRHTHGDRQSRHTHGDRPSRDTHGDRPSRDTHGDRPSRDTHGDRRSRDTNGDRQSRDVNVDSQSRDMNGNAMKKSRDYIWEASPRKKVGKISRTEHTHSKGENKERHNVESKSNHKKYNDVRINTESKTDKQGRVSSRSDERARDDARYNYDSKQHRDSVVKDRCAERNAGVSERESKRKDRSGDDEKHRLRDHVKKHGTGSRRDPETSEIKEKMESSLLCHDETRSKRRRSRSQEHKKDKGRRSISPLPKARKNVSDPMHDHNELSSHPEKDRSRRHSDVDRSKIVSDGSSGQQWRHGGPPSGLGGYSPRKRKSEAAVKTPSPICSPERKRAGWDPLPSGVDKNLYSSVPSGAHLISQTKPSNMIEFPSVFSAASSMGRPISAFLSNSLSAFKHASIDSVQLTQATRPMRRLYIDNIPSSATEKDIMEFFNTFLLSSGSNHIRGTHPCISCMINKEKGQALVEFITPEDASAALSLDGKSISGSILKIRRPKDFVDVPSGTSEKTKAAGDSIVEVAISDIVKDSLHKIFVGGIAEGLSPEMIMEIVGAFGTLKAFRFHVNKDCEDACAFLEYADHSVTLKACAGLNGMRLGGRVLTVAQAFRNTESVELSESHPFYGIPEHVKPLLEAPTQVLKLSNVLVQEAIDSLSETDLEEIVEDVRLECSRYGSVLSVNVVKGTNTHTTGSKEEQITSDLRPIQPPEERNHHQTDLALEHEDGDDLIGRSPSSIEEFDAVDSVEGDMHKLSTAIDCVKVGAAETNAVSETKENGNNSPQSRDDETANGPKSNALLDVSTVVVASVNDSEGNHSEASITESKVSSELKPDETMGILQSRERETLHTEDVPGLDKSDMLQESESVPLQTISGASATEDGLDIENGCEWSNMFEVGCVLVEFRRTEASCMAAHCLHGRTFDGRIVAVEYVPLKVYQERFPK, encoded by the exons ATGAGCAGATTCACTCGACGAAAGTTAAGGTCAGAAATAATTTGTGAACATAAACTTAATGATGGGAGTGAGGGAACTTCTGCTCGTACAAGACCCGTAAGCTATGATGAAATAATGcttaaaagaaaaagtaagAAGGAACTTGGAGGTTTTGGTGAGGAAGCCCATGGTGCAGAAACTACAAGACATGTGGAAGAAACTACTAGATATGAGGTAGAAACTACTAGACATGAAACAAACAGTACTAAACATGAAATAGCTGTCAGGAACCCTGACCGTGTGAGTAGGCATACACATGGTGATCGACAGAGTAGACATACACATGGTGATCGACCAAGTAGGGATACACATGGTGATCGACCAAGTAGGGATACACACGGTGATCGACCGAGTAGGGATACACATGGTGACCGTCGGAGTAGGGATACAAATGGTGACCGTCAGAGCAGGGATGTGAATGTTGACAGTCAGAGCAGAGATATGAATGGTAATGCTATGAAAAAATCACGAGATTACATTTGGGAAGCCAGCCCTAGAAAGAAGGTGGGTAAGATTTCCAGGACAGAACATACTCATAGTAAAGGTGAAAACAAGGAGAGGCATAACGTGGAGAGTAAATCAAATCACAAAAAATACAATGATGTGAGGATTAATACTGAATCTAAAACCGACAAGCAAGGCCGCGTAAGTAGTAGATCAGATGAACGTGCAAGGGATGATGCTCGGTATAATTATGATAGTAAACAACATAGGGATTCAGTTGTAAAGGATAGATGCGCTGAAAGAAATGCAGGAGTATCTGAAAGGGAAAGCAAAAGGAAAGATCGAAGTGGAGATGACGAAAAACATAGATTGAGGGATCATGTCAAAAAACATGGTACTGGAAGTAGACGGGATCCTGAAACCTCAGAGATAAAGGAGAAAATGGAGTCATCACTCTTATGTCATGATGAAACTAGATCAAAAAGAAGGCGGTCAAGAAGTCAAGAGCATAAAAAGGACAAGGGTAGGAGGTCCATCTCACCTTTACCTAAGGCCCGAAAAAATGTGTCGGATCCTATGCATGATCACAATGAGCTTTCTTCACATCCTGAAAAAGATAGGTCTAGACGCCATTCTGATGTTGACCGTAGCAAGATTGTAAGTGATGGTTCTAGCGGCCAGCAATGGCGACATGGTGGCCCACCTAGCGGGCTAGGTGGGTATTCACCTAGAAAGAGAAAAAGCGAAGCTGCTGTCAAGACTCCTTCACCCATTTGTTCACCGGAAAGAAAGCGTGCTGGGTGGGATCCTCTACCTTCTGGAGTAGATAAGAATCTTTATTCTTCTGTTCCTTCTGGGGCACATCTGATTTCACAAACTAAGCCTTCAAATATGATAGAGTTCCCATCTGTTTTTTCGGCTGCTTCAAGTATGGGTAGGCCTATATCTGCATTCTTGTCCAACAGTCTGTCAGCATTTAAGCATGCCTCTATTGACTCTGTTCAACTGACACAAGCAACCAGACCTATGAGGCGGCTTTACATTGATAATATTCCCAGTTCAGCCACTGAGAAAGATATTATGGAGTTTTTTAATACTTTCCTGCTTAGTTCTGGTTCTAATCATATCCGTGGCACACATCCTTGTATTAGCTGCATG ATTAACAAGGAAAAGGGGCAAGCTTTAGTGGAGTTTATTACTCCTGAAGATGCGTCTGCTGCACTGTCTTTGGATGGCAAATCTATCTCTGGGAGCATTCTCAAAATCAGGCGTCCAAAAGATTTTGTTGACGTACCA AGTGGCACTTCAGAGAAAACAAAGGCTGCAGGCGATTCCATTGTTGAAGTTGCAATTAGTGATATTGTGAAAGATTCTCTGCACAAG ATCTTTGTCGGTGGAATTGCGGAAGGGCTTTCTCCTGAAATG ATTATGGAGATAGTTGGGGCCTTTGGAACATTGAAGGCTTTTCGTTTTCATGTCAACAAGGACTGTGAAGATGCATGTGCTTTCTTGGAG TATGCAGATCATTCTGTCACATTGAAGGCTTGTGCTGGATTGAATGGTATGAGGTTAGGCGGGAGAGTTCTGACAGTAGCCCAAGCTTTTCGCAACACAGAATCAGTG GAACTCTCTGAAAGCCACCCATTTTATGGAATACCGGAGCATGTTAAACCCCTCCTTGAAGCACCAACGCAGGTCCTTAAGCTTAGCAATGTG CTTGTTCAGGAGGCAATTGATTCGCTCTCAGAAACAGACTTGGAAGAAATTGTGGAAGATGTACGATTAGAATGTTCCAG GTATGGCTCTGTTCTGTCCGTTAACGTTGTGAAAGGTACCAACACACATACAACTGGTTCCAAAGAAGAACAGATCACATCTGATTTAAGACCTATACAACCTCCAGAAGAAAGGAACCATCATCAAACAGATCTTGCTCTGGAACATGAAGATGGAGATGATCTTATCGGGAGATCTCCAAGCAGTATTGAAGAATTCGATGCAGTGGATAGTGTTGAAGGTGATATGCATAAACTATCTACTGCTATTGACTGTGTTAAAGTAGGAGCAGCTGAAACAAACGCTGTTAGTGAAACTAAAGAAAATGGTAATAATTCACCTCAGAGCAGGGACGATGAAACTGCTAATGGGCCGAAATCGAATGCTTTGCTTGATGTTTCAACTGTTGTTGTTGCTTCTGTGAATGATTCTGAGGGAAATCATTCAGAAGCATCCATCACTGAGAGTAAAGTATCGTCGGAGTTGAAACCTGATGAAACTATGGGTATCTTGCAGTCAAGAGAGCGTGAAACCCTGCACACTGAAGATGTGCCAGGACTGGACAAAAGTGACATGCTCCAAGAATCAGAATCAGTACCCTTGCAGACAATTTCTGGCGCAAGTGCAACTGAAGATGGTCTAGATATTGAAAATGGCTGTGAATGGAGTAACATGTTTGAGGTTGGCTGTGTCTTGGTGGAGTTTAGAAGGACAGAAGCTTCATGCATGGCAGCACATTGTTTGCATGGACGTACTTTTGATGGCCGTATTGTTGCAGTGGAATATGTGCCACTGAAGGTCTACCAAGAGAGATTTCCAAAATGA
- the LOC130809723 gene encoding 50S ribosomal protein L28, chloroplastic — protein MAGVSSGMLISNVSFLRKPQFCTSLKPKSTISDLTFLTSQLSGINISSSVLSISSKPISVPSKPSPFPVARRICPFTGKKSNKANKVSHSNHKTKRLQFVNLQYKRVWWEAGKRYVKLRLSTKALKTIEKNGLDAVAKKAGIDLSKE, from the exons atggCAGGGGTTTCTTCAGGAATGTTGATAAGCAATGTTTCCTTCCTTCGTAAACCCCAGTTTTGTACCTCACTCAAGCCCAAATCTACTATCTCTGATCTTACTTTTCTCACTTCTCAACTTAGTGGCATCAACATTTCTTCTTCAGTCTTATCCATTTCCAGCAAACCCATTTCTGTTCCTTCCAAGCCTTCTCCTTTTCCTGTTGCTC GAAGAATATGTCCATTCACCGGGAAGAAATCAAATAAGGCAAACAAAGTGTCTCACTCGAACCACAAAACAAAGAGGTTGCAATTTGTCAACCTACAATACAAGAGAGTGTGGTGGGAAGCTGGTAAAAGGTATGTGAAACTTAGGTTATCGACAAAGGCGTTAAAGACCATCGAGAAGAACGGATTGGATGCTGTTGCCAAAAAGGCAGGGATTGATCTTAGCAAGGAATAG